A window from Cryobacterium sp. SO1 encodes these proteins:
- a CDS encoding glycosyl hydrolase yields MTIRNPLRGQPRWRIITGAAVVVALAGGATAFTLTAAPAPSESGALPPSPSESAVPTPTPIPARVVPPTADATASFEGWSQDNEEDTASTFTAEAGDPTDGAITLRLSSANPADNQTRRALSQVVAVAPATKYTFTAAIKSMSETAAKPQVAVVMGSEGQERYDFASTTTAWDEQTWAYTTGAAETSLPVSFLTVGPTTDISIDQLTMTAAGAADNLLVNASFESFAADNPRITNDSLMLTSGREATLGVSWRVPGASWTITDETGTTVTTGELDLQPGLAVVSLQDLDPGYYSIDIVNNDNGSDNIQTSLAVVDPFAENHPETDDRFGVGVHLSQPFVNSGQVAGEIGFSHMRTDARWRTTEVSPGEYVFPALEDGMIQDYADHGVEMLPLSVYNNKLYDGGKTPSTPEGLAAYAAYTNAVVAHYGSASVEVYNEFNNPPMNKGACGPTATCYMPMLKATAERVKADHPETLIIGPSIARTDDIFLTELYKAGGLDYLDAVSWHPYDYSPGIGPEFLEASLQNQVAKMKEYNDGVAKPIWITELGWSTAGYTEQEQADNLVRAQAISLANGVERFYWYDLVNDETDLTHHEGNFGLVRQVTEEVPLFAPKPSAVAQAVLIREIAGKPYTSRDELADTSVYSYVFGTGAEATRVAWATTVKTLTYAADTDISVTDQFGATSVVKPVDGRITVEMTGQPRFIEGDVSDMQAAS; encoded by the coding sequence ATGACTATCCGCAATCCACTTCGCGGCCAACCTCGCTGGCGCATCATCACCGGCGCCGCCGTGGTTGTCGCCCTCGCCGGCGGAGCAACAGCGTTCACCCTCACCGCCGCCCCCGCGCCGTCTGAATCGGGAGCACTCCCCCCGTCTCCCTCGGAGAGCGCCGTTCCGACACCGACGCCCATTCCTGCACGGGTAGTGCCGCCGACCGCGGATGCAACGGCGTCCTTTGAGGGCTGGTCTCAGGACAATGAGGAGGACACAGCCTCCACCTTCACCGCCGAGGCCGGCGATCCGACCGACGGTGCCATCACGCTGCGCCTATCAAGTGCGAATCCAGCTGACAACCAAACCCGCCGCGCGCTGAGCCAGGTCGTCGCTGTCGCTCCGGCCACCAAATACACCTTCACGGCAGCTATCAAGAGCATGTCCGAGACCGCGGCGAAGCCGCAGGTTGCCGTCGTCATGGGGTCTGAGGGTCAAGAACGCTACGACTTCGCCAGCACGACCACCGCGTGGGACGAACAAACCTGGGCCTACACGACAGGGGCCGCCGAGACATCGCTACCCGTCAGCTTCCTAACGGTTGGTCCGACCACGGACATCTCTATCGATCAGCTCACCATGACTGCCGCTGGCGCTGCTGACAATCTGCTTGTCAACGCCTCATTCGAGTCCTTCGCCGCAGACAACCCCCGCATCACCAACGACTCGCTGATGCTGACGTCGGGTCGTGAAGCGACCCTAGGAGTGTCCTGGCGCGTACCAGGTGCATCCTGGACGATTACCGACGAGACAGGCACGACTGTCACCACTGGTGAGCTCGACCTTCAGCCCGGTCTGGCCGTGGTTTCTTTGCAGGACTTGGATCCCGGTTACTACTCGATCGATATCGTCAACAACGACAACGGGTCGGACAATATTCAGACCTCGCTGGCCGTGGTTGACCCGTTCGCCGAGAATCATCCTGAAACGGACGACCGATTCGGCGTCGGCGTTCATCTGTCCCAGCCGTTCGTCAATTCCGGTCAGGTCGCGGGCGAGATCGGCTTCTCGCACATGCGGACCGACGCGCGATGGCGCACAACGGAGGTCAGCCCCGGAGAGTACGTGTTCCCGGCGCTTGAAGACGGGATGATTCAGGACTACGCCGATCATGGCGTGGAGATGCTTCCCCTCAGCGTGTACAACAATAAGCTCTACGACGGCGGTAAGACACCGAGCACCCCGGAGGGACTCGCCGCCTACGCCGCTTACACCAACGCCGTAGTGGCGCATTATGGCTCCGCCTCGGTTGAGGTCTACAACGAGTTCAACAACCCGCCAATGAACAAGGGCGCGTGTGGACCGACTGCGACCTGCTATATGCCCATGCTCAAGGCCACGGCCGAGCGAGTAAAAGCGGATCACCCGGAAACCCTCATTATTGGGCCATCCATTGCCCGCACTGACGACATCTTCCTGACGGAGCTGTACAAGGCCGGCGGCCTCGACTACCTGGACGCGGTTAGCTGGCACCCATACGACTACTCGCCCGGAATCGGGCCGGAGTTCCTCGAAGCGTCGCTTCAGAACCAGGTCGCCAAGATGAAGGAATACAACGACGGCGTCGCTAAGCCGATATGGATCACGGAATTGGGCTGGTCGACCGCCGGGTACACGGAACAAGAGCAGGCCGACAACCTGGTTCGAGCACAGGCCATTTCGTTGGCTAACGGAGTCGAGCGCTTCTATTGGTACGACCTGGTCAACGACGAAACCGACCTCACCCACCACGAGGGCAACTTCGGGTTGGTTCGCCAGGTGACCGAAGAGGTACCCCTGTTCGCGCCTAAGCCGTCCGCCGTCGCCCAGGCGGTTCTGATCCGGGAGATCGCAGGCAAGCCATACACGTCACGCGACGAGCTGGCAGACACTTCGGTGTACTCGTACGTCTTCGGCACCGGTGCGGAAGCGACCCGGGTCGCCTGGGCTACAACAGTCAAGACCCTTACCTACGCGGCCGACACTGACATCTCGGTCACCGATCAGTTCGGCGCGACCAGCGTCGTCAAGCCCGTGGACGGGCGCATCACCGTCGAAATGACTGGTCAGCCGCGCTTCATCGAAGGCGACGTCTCGGACATGCAGGCGGCTAGCTAG
- a CDS encoding glycosyltransferase family 1 protein codes for MIEIGAILRNVIVDERWGGEHGIGRFSTEVIARLEVPWRALGGNGSPTSILDVFGARRAKLPSSAVLYSPGFNAGVTLARQVLTIHDLIHLQIPSENSLAKRIYYNQIVKRAIKRAGVVMTVSATSARAIAEWVDAPGVEIVIVGCGRSEAFAMDGPAAPFDRATFLYVGNLKPHKNIEVLFAALELRQDYSLIVVTSDVEQAEAAVATAGLADQVSIRTGVSDDELASLYRGAAGALQPSVLEGFGLPVLEAMACGTRVASWLGCESVQEIRGDTGVTVQSATSAEEWGRAMDTLLKQSAAGPLVMPAAWNERYSWDGVGERVSAAIGRA; via the coding sequence GTGATTGAGATTGGGGCGATATTGCGGAACGTAATTGTTGACGAGCGCTGGGGTGGGGAACATGGCATCGGTCGGTTCTCAACCGAGGTTATCGCCCGGCTAGAAGTACCGTGGCGTGCGCTCGGCGGAAACGGGTCTCCGACGTCGATCTTGGACGTTTTCGGTGCTCGACGCGCGAAGCTGCCCTCATCTGCAGTTTTGTATAGCCCTGGCTTCAACGCCGGTGTGACGCTCGCGCGCCAGGTCCTGACGATTCATGACCTGATTCACCTGCAGATCCCTTCGGAGAATTCATTGGCAAAAAGGATTTACTACAACCAGATTGTGAAGAGGGCCATTAAGCGAGCCGGCGTGGTCATGACGGTGTCTGCGACATCGGCTCGCGCGATAGCGGAGTGGGTCGATGCGCCCGGCGTCGAAATCGTCATCGTGGGTTGTGGGAGGTCGGAAGCCTTCGCGATGGACGGACCAGCAGCGCCGTTCGACCGAGCGACGTTCCTCTATGTAGGCAACCTGAAGCCTCACAAGAACATCGAAGTCCTGTTCGCCGCGCTTGAGCTTCGCCAGGATTACAGCCTAATTGTGGTCACGTCGGATGTCGAGCAGGCCGAAGCGGCGGTGGCGACAGCCGGTCTGGCCGATCAGGTGAGCATCCGAACCGGCGTCAGCGACGACGAGCTCGCTTCGCTGTACCGGGGGGCGGCCGGTGCTTTGCAGCCGTCTGTTCTCGAGGGTTTCGGACTCCCGGTGCTCGAGGCAATGGCCTGTGGAACCAGGGTTGCCTCGTGGTTGGGTTGTGAAAGCGTGCAGGAAATTCGTGGAGACACAGGGGTCACCGTCCAGTCCGCCACAAGCGCGGAGGAATGGGGCAGAGCAATGGACACTCTGTTGAAACAATCGGCCGCCGGACCACTCGTGATGCCTGCCGCGTGGAACGAACGGTATAGCTGGGATGGTGTGGGGGAGAGGGTCTCCGCGGCCATTGGGCGCGCCTGA